A window of Castanea sativa cultivar Marrone di Chiusa Pesio chromosome 1, ASM4071231v1 contains these coding sequences:
- the LOC142621649 gene encoding sm-like protein LSM3B, producing the protein MASEEESAVKEPLDLIRLSLDERIYVKLRSDRELRGKLHAYDQHLNMILGDVEEIVTTVEIDDETYEEIVRTTRRTMPFLFVRGDGVILVSPPLRTA; encoded by the exons ATGGCGAGCGAGGAAGAAAGCGCAGTGAAGGAGCCTTTGGATCTCATCAGACTCAGCCTGGATGAGCGCATCTACGTCAAGCTCCGTTCCGACCGTGAACTCCGCGGCAAACTCCAt GCTTATGATCAGCACTTGAATATGATTCTTGGTGATGTTGAAGAAATTGTTACCACTGTAGAAATTGATGATGAAACTTATGAAGAGATAGTTCGG ACTACAAGGCGCACAATGCCATTCCTTTTTGTTAGAGGAGATGGTGTGATATTGGTTTCCCCGCCACTAAGGACAGCTTGA